One genomic region from Salvia hispanica cultivar TCC Black 2014 chromosome 2, UniMelb_Shisp_WGS_1.0, whole genome shotgun sequence encodes:
- the LOC125208673 gene encoding geraniol 8-hydroxylase-like produces the protein MDLLTIGVGLLFGLILFHGFQTVRLRGKNFPPGPRPLPFIGNLHLLGPHPHKSLARLANIYGPLMRLRLGSKNTIVVSSADIAKQVLQKHDLAFSSRSIPDALHAHDHFKYSVVWLPVSSRWRSLRKAMTSNLFSPSRLDANQHLRTRKVDELIAYCRTADAVDVGRAAFQTALNALSNTIFSVDLADPISDSAREFKEVISNIMEVAGKPNPVDFFPFLTIFDPLGIRRRLSVYFGRVIDIFSSLIDERLEKRKEEMYDVIDILLSMPQEIDRTHVEHLCLDLFAAGTDTTSNTVEWAMAEVLKNPETMKRAKAELEEVIGKGKMVREGDISHLPFLQCIVKEALRLHPPVPFLIPRKVEEDVEVSGHTVPKGSQVFVNLWAIGRDPKVWEKPLDFNPLRFLNSEMDVKGKDFELIPFGAGRRICPGLTLAMRMVPVMLGSLLNTFDWKVEGGKLEMDDKFGITLVKAHPLRAVPIPV, from the exons ATGGATTTGCTCACAATCGGcgttggattattatttggCCTAATTTTATTCCATGGCTTCCAAACAGTGAGGCTGAGAGGCAAAAACTTCCCACCGGGGCCGCGGCCGCTACCATTCATCGGAAACCTCCACCTGCTGGGGCCACACCCCCACAAATCCCTGGCTCGCCTGGCCAACATCTACGGCCCCCTCATGCGCCTCCGCCTCGGCTCCAAAAACACCATCGTCGTCTCCTCAGCCGACATCGCCAAACAAGTCCTGCAGAAGCACGACCTGGCCTTCTCCAGCAGGAGCATCCCGGACGCCCTCCACGCCCACGACCACTTCAAGTACTCCGTCGTCTGGCTTCCCGTCTCCTCGCGGTGGCGCAGTCTCCGCAAAGCCATGACCTCTAATCTCTTCTCCCCAAGCCGCCTCGACGCCAACCAACACCTCAGGACAAGGAAG GTGGATGAGCTCATAGCCTACTGTCGGACGGCGGATGCTGTGGATGTCGGCCGCGCCGCCTTTCAAACTGCCCTCAACGCGCTGTCCAACACCATTTTCTCCGTGGATTTGGCCGACCCCATCTCTGATTCTGCTAGAGAATTCAAGGAAGTGATATCCAACATCATGGAGGTAGCCGGGAAGCCCAACCCGGTCgatttctttccttttctaaCAATATTTGATCCCCTAGGGATACGACGTCGTTTGAGTGTCTATTTTGGGAGAGTGATCGACATTTTCAGTAGCTTGATCGATGAAAGGTTGGAGAAACGGAAAGAAGAGATGTATGATGTGATCGACATCCTCCTCAGCATGCCCCAAGAGATTGACCGGACTCATGTCGAACATTTGTGTCTG GACCTGTTTGCTGCTGGAACAGACACCACTTCCAACACAGTGGAATGGGCCATGGCGGAGGTGTTAAAGAATCCAGAGACGATGAAAAGAGCAAAAGCTGAGCTGGAGGAGGTgattggaaaaggaaaaatggtACGCGAGGGTGATATATCACACCTTCCGTTCCTACAGTGCATTGTGAAGGAGGCGCTGAGGCTACACCCACCGGTCCCCTTCCTGATCCCGCGCAAAGTGGAAGAGGACGTGGAGGTCTCAGGCCACACAGTGCCTAAGGGCTCACAAGTGTTTGTGAACCTGTGGGCCATAGGGAGGGATCCCAAGGTTTGGGAGAAACCTTTGGACTTCAATCCCCTCCGTTTTCTAAACTCGGAGATGGATGTGAAGGGCAAGGATTTTGAGCTGATCCCGTTCGGGGCGGGCAGGAGAATCTGCCCGGGGCTGACCCTTGCCATGAGAATGGTGCCCGTGATGTTGGGATCACTGCTGAATACGTTTGATTGGAAAGTGGAAGGTGGGAAATTGGAGATGGATGACAAATTTGGAATTACATTGGTTAAAGCTCATCCGTTGAGAGCTGTCCCCATCCCTGTCTAA
- the LOC125203775 gene encoding salicylic acid-binding protein 2-like has translation MAAVSVHIVLVHGACHGAWCWYKLKPLLEAAGHRVTALDLAASGIDRRSLQELRTLDEYSQPLLELMAAIPATEKVVLVGHSLGGMNIALAMEMYPHKVAVAVFLAAFMPNHTHAPSYVLDQYNERTPAEAWLDTEFLPYGSPEENLTSMLFGPNFTSSKLYQLCSPEDLELAKSLLRPSSLFLEDLSKRSRFTKEAFGSVKSVFAVCTEDKGIPLDFQQWQIAENGVDEVKVLENIDHMAMLSKPRDVCQCLLEIAKVYA, from the exons ATGGCAGCTGTCTCGGTGCATATTGTCCTGGTCCACGGCGCATGCCACGGTGCATGGTGCTGGTACAAGCTCAAGCCGCTGCTCGAGGCGGCCGGCCACCGCGTCACGGCCCTCGACCTAGCCGCCTCGGGCATAGACCGGAGAAGCCTCCAAGAGCTCCGCACCCTTGACGAGTACTCTCAGCCTCTGCTCGAGCTCATGGCCGCGATTCCGGCCACGGAGAAGGTGGTTCTGGTGGGCCATAGTCTTGGTGGAATGAATATTGCACTTGCAATGGAAATGTATCCTCACAAAGTTGCTGTTGCTGTTTTTCTGGCTGCTTTCATGCCTAATCACACACATGCTCCCTCCTATGTTCTTGATCAG TATAACGAGAGAACTCCAGCAGAAGCTTGGCTAGACACTGAGTTTCTTCCATATGGCTCTCCTGAAGAAAATCTTACCTCAATGTTGTTTGGCCCAAATTTCACATCCTCCAAATTGTACCAACTTTGTTCACCTGAG GACTTGGAGCTAGCAAAAAGTTTGCTAAGGCCAAGCTCTCTGTTTCTTGAAGATTTATCGAAGAGGAGTCGATTCACAAAGGAAGCGTTTGGATCGGTGAAGAGTGTCTTCGCAGTGTGTACGGAAGATAAAGGAATTCCACTAGATTTTCAGCAGTGGCAAATTGCAGAGAATGGAGTAGATGAAGTGAAGGTTTTAGAGAATATTGATCACATGGCTATGCTATCAAAGCCTCGTGATGTTTGTCAATGTTTACTGGAGATAGCAAAAGTTTATGcttaa